From Klebsiella electrica, the proteins below share one genomic window:
- a CDS encoding histidine phosphatase family protein produces MKKWLTAIIMFASAATCSAAEMKDDGSINIYFARHGKTLLNTFDRVQGWADSPLTEDGIRVARYLGEGLKEVKFDRFYSSDAGRQRETMAVILKQAGINDYRLIELPGLREAFFGSFEGGFNKDMAAAGAQQLGLKDSAALFSKMKVGTLPVDESQNALAAADPQGMAENYQQVKRRTQAALHTIVENAITHGDKNILAISSGTSMQIMISDLTDDAAKNKPLANAAVVKIVYKDGTYSVAEIGTMKYIAAGKQALNKNN; encoded by the coding sequence ATGAAAAAATGGCTAACCGCAATCATCATGTTCGCCAGCGCAGCAACCTGTTCAGCCGCGGAAATGAAAGACGATGGCAGCATTAATATCTATTTTGCCCGACACGGGAAAACGCTATTAAATACCTTCGACCGCGTGCAGGGATGGGCCGATTCTCCGCTGACGGAAGACGGTATCCGCGTTGCCCGTTATCTCGGCGAAGGTTTAAAAGAGGTGAAGTTCGACCGTTTTTATTCCAGCGATGCCGGACGACAGCGAGAAACTATGGCGGTGATTCTGAAACAGGCCGGGATCAACGATTATCGCCTGATCGAGTTGCCAGGCCTGCGCGAAGCCTTCTTTGGCAGCTTTGAAGGCGGCTTCAACAAGGATATGGCAGCGGCCGGCGCACAACAGCTGGGCTTAAAAGACAGCGCCGCCCTGTTCAGCAAAATGAAAGTGGGCACCCTGCCGGTAGATGAAAGCCAGAACGCACTGGCCGCTGCCGACCCACAGGGCATGGCGGAAAACTATCAGCAGGTAAAACGTCGGACTCAGGCGGCGCTACATACCATCGTTGAAAATGCCATAACCCATGGCGACAAAAATATTCTCGCCATTTCGTCCGGCACCTCGATGCAAATTATGATTTCCGATCTGACCGACGATGCGGCAAAAAATAAACCGCTGGCCAACGCGGCGGTGGTAAAAATTGTCTATAAAGATGGCACATATTCCGTTGCAGAAATCGGCACAATGAAATATATCGCAGCCGGAAAGCAGGCTCTCAATAAAAATAACTGA
- a CDS encoding YqaE/Pmp3 family membrane protein translates to MGFWRIVLTIILPPLGVLLGKGFCWAFILNIVLTLLGYIPGLIHAFWVQTRD, encoded by the coding sequence ATGGGATTCTGGAGAATTGTTTTAACGATTATTTTGCCGCCACTTGGCGTATTACTGGGTAAAGGATTCTGCTGGGCATTTATTCTGAATATTGTACTGACATTGCTGGGCTATATCCCGGGTCTGATTCACGCATTCTGGGTGCAAACGCGCGATTAA
- a CDS encoding 4-oxalocrotonate tautomerase, which translates to MPVLRLELQPGRTPEQKRDFAREVTRVVVETLKCKAESVDVIIVEIPKTHWAKAGVLPTE; encoded by the coding sequence ATGCCTGTTTTACGTTTAGAATTACAGCCGGGCCGCACGCCGGAACAAAAGCGCGATTTTGCCCGTGAAGTGACCCGGGTCGTGGTTGAAACGCTGAAATGCAAAGCGGAGAGCGTGGATGTGATCATTGTCGAAATCCCCAAAACGCACTGGGCCAAAGCGGGCGTCTTGCCCACGGAATAG
- a CDS encoding MFS transporter yields the protein MTRKNRKVTIPVSIGYGLTDIMGGGAFTVIGAWLLFFYTTFVGLSPIEAASIVAIARIVDAVVSLFMGSFTDHFYKNYLGKKFGRRRFFLLIGAPLMLVYTLLWLNGMNYWFYLAVYLAFEIIAAMVLIPWETLPSEMTKDFNSRTKLSTCRMFLSASGTFLATFIPGLLIGALGENNADAYLVNGVVFAVMFMVCVFISWKVTWERELTPEMLAEMEKERKSTTAAEKLAAFGNLFKEYASTLKVRAFRKHLAIYLFSFTAKDVYNTVFVFFCVYCLNVSSSLAGTLLSMSIVGLPVTLAAGVAIIKYGPSRLYVFAYSLMLLCLGGFFLVYQFPTDNKVMLLVIIAGIYQVGRCVLEFTPWNVFPFIPDIDEMITRQRREGLFAAVMTFSRKTTVAIATFAVGLLLQSGGFVKGSQTQPQEAINTIATLLFAGTAVLLLIALWQALTFHLNKRTHKIFVDEVERLKANGLQQDVTPEARHVVEDLTGYSYDTLWRNTPPERAKAGKATSVLS from the coding sequence ATGACTCGTAAGAACAGAAAAGTGACCATCCCCGTCAGTATCGGCTACGGTCTGACGGATATCATGGGCGGCGGCGCATTTACCGTAATTGGCGCGTGGCTGCTTTTCTTCTATACCACCTTTGTTGGCCTGTCGCCGATTGAAGCGGCGTCGATTGTCGCGATCGCCCGTATCGTTGATGCCGTCGTCAGCCTGTTTATGGGCAGCTTCACCGACCATTTTTATAAAAACTATCTGGGTAAGAAATTTGGCCGACGCCGGTTTTTCCTGCTGATCGGCGCGCCGCTCATGCTGGTTTACACCCTGCTGTGGCTAAACGGCATGAACTACTGGTTCTATCTCGCGGTGTATCTGGCCTTTGAGATCATTGCCGCCATGGTGCTGATCCCGTGGGAAACGCTGCCTTCCGAGATGACCAAAGATTTTAATAGCCGGACCAAACTTTCCACATGCCGTATGTTCCTGTCTGCATCCGGGACCTTTCTTGCCACCTTTATCCCCGGCCTGCTGATTGGCGCGCTGGGTGAAAATAATGCCGATGCCTATCTGGTGAACGGCGTGGTGTTTGCCGTGATGTTCATGGTCTGCGTCTTTATCTCGTGGAAAGTGACATGGGAGCGCGAGCTGACGCCGGAAATGCTGGCGGAAATGGAAAAAGAGCGCAAATCCACAACGGCAGCCGAGAAGCTTGCCGCCTTTGGCAACCTGTTTAAGGAATATGCCTCGACCCTCAAGGTACGGGCGTTCCGTAAGCACCTGGCGATTTATCTCTTTTCCTTTACGGCGAAGGACGTCTACAACACCGTGTTCGTCTTTTTCTGCGTCTACTGTCTGAACGTCTCATCCTCGCTGGCGGGCACGCTGCTGTCGATGAGTATCGTCGGGCTGCCGGTTACGCTGGCGGCGGGGGTGGCTATCATTAAGTATGGCCCTTCTCGCCTCTATGTCTTCGCCTATAGCCTGATGCTGCTGTGTCTTGGCGGGTTCTTCCTCGTGTATCAGTTCCCGACCGACAACAAGGTCATGCTGCTGGTGATCATCGCCGGTATCTACCAGGTTGGTCGCTGCGTGCTGGAATTTACGCCGTGGAACGTCTTCCCGTTTATTCCCGATATTGACGAAATGATTACCCGTCAGCGTCGCGAAGGTCTGTTTGCCGCGGTAATGACGTTCTCGCGTAAAACGACGGTCGCCATCGCCACCTTTGCCGTGGGCCTGCTGTTGCAAAGCGGTGGCTTCGTGAAAGGGAGCCAGACTCAGCCTCAGGAAGCGATTAACACCATCGCGACGCTGCTGTTTGCCGGCACCGCCGTCCTGCTGCTGATTGCGCTATGGCAGGCGCTGACCTTCCATCTGAACAAACGTACGCACAAGATTTTTGTCGATGAAGTTGAACGCCTGAAGGCGAACGGTCTTCAGCAGGACGTCACGCCTGAAGCGCGCCATGTGGTTGAAGACCTGACGGGTTATAGCTATGACACGCTCTGGCGTAACACCCCGCCCGAGCGAGCAAAAGCGGGGAAAGCAACCTCGGTACTGAGTTAA
- a CDS encoding DMT family transporter, which translates to MKNTYTTGVMCCLLATLSWGATFPIMTSALTRCDPYTFTTLRYGFAGLALVVALGLREGRQGLSLKGQRVGLAWLLGSAGFVGFGFLVFSGQQMAGKDGALTASIMMATMPMLGILVNGIVRRIAPPALSVGLVMLSFFGVITVITKGQYGSLLNSPSSYVANALMIMGALCWVIYTLGAGLFPHWSPLKYTAMTTGLGMTSILTLNAALYLSGKVSVPAPADFVFIIPHVFYTAVIAGFIGILCWNMGNKILTPMNGVLFMDVVPLTAFSISAMTGVTPTAAEITGAGMTGAALILNNLYLRYRGAKTAMLARPMQEERLPSRCD; encoded by the coding sequence ATGAAAAATACCTATACGACCGGCGTGATGTGTTGCCTGTTAGCCACCTTATCCTGGGGGGCGACGTTCCCCATTATGACCAGCGCCTTGACGCGATGCGATCCTTATACTTTTACCACGCTGCGCTATGGCTTTGCCGGACTGGCATTAGTGGTGGCGCTCGGTTTGCGTGAGGGCAGGCAGGGGCTGAGCCTGAAGGGGCAGCGCGTCGGACTGGCCTGGCTCCTGGGCTCGGCGGGATTTGTCGGTTTTGGCTTTTTGGTCTTCTCAGGGCAGCAGATGGCCGGGAAAGACGGGGCGTTGACGGCCTCTATCATGATGGCCACGATGCCGATGCTCGGGATTCTCGTTAACGGGATCGTGCGTCGGATTGCGCCGCCCGCGCTCTCCGTTGGCCTGGTCATGCTGTCATTTTTTGGCGTCATTACCGTTATTACCAAAGGGCAGTATGGCAGCCTGCTGAACAGCCCTTCCAGTTATGTCGCCAATGCGCTGATGATTATGGGAGCGCTATGCTGGGTGATTTATACGCTGGGAGCAGGCTTGTTCCCGCACTGGTCGCCGTTAAAATATACGGCAATGACCACCGGGCTTGGCATGACGAGCATCCTCACGCTCAATGCCGCGCTGTATCTCAGCGGCAAGGTGTCAGTCCCCGCGCCTGCTGATTTTGTCTTTATCATTCCTCATGTTTTTTATACGGCGGTGATTGCCGGTTTTATCGGCATTCTGTGCTGGAATATGGGAAACAAAATTTTGACGCCGATGAATGGCGTGCTGTTTATGGATGTGGTGCCCCTGACCGCCTTCTCTATTTCGGCGATGACAGGCGTGACGCCCACCGCGGCGGAAATAACCGGCGCTGGTATGACTGGCGCGGCGTTGATCCTCAATAACCTCTATTTACGCTATCGCGGCGCGAAAACGGCGATGCTCGCCCGACCGATGCAGGAGGAGAGGCTGCCGTCGCGATGTGACTGA
- the uxuA gene encoding mannonate dehydratase — protein sequence MQMTMRWFGPQEDKIPLEYIRQVPGVEGVVGALYDVAPGEVWPVEKIKALVDQAHAAGLTMEVIESVNIHDDIKIGTPARDRYIENYKQTIRNLAGFGVKVICYNFMPVFDWMKTDMNYVLPDGSLTMAFEKSGIDKSLEEVVKEVLDNANGFALPGWEPERLAKVQELFARYSGVDDNKLRENLFYFLREIIPVCEEVGVKMAIHPDDPPYSIFGLPRVVKNQDDLTKICDAVDSPANGITLCTGSIAEDPDNNVYEILAEFTRRKRLHFAHVRNIKLIKDKDFYESAHPSQYGSLDMYRVMQALHDNGFDGYIRPDHGRFIWGETGRPGYGLYDRALGVTYLLGLWEALEKKSQ from the coding sequence ATGCAGATGACAATGCGCTGGTTTGGGCCACAGGAAGACAAAATCCCACTGGAGTATATCCGGCAGGTGCCGGGTGTGGAGGGGGTTGTCGGGGCACTGTATGACGTTGCTCCCGGAGAAGTCTGGCCAGTCGAAAAGATTAAGGCTCTGGTTGACCAGGCCCATGCCGCGGGCCTGACAATGGAAGTGATTGAAAGCGTCAACATTCACGATGACATCAAAATAGGCACCCCGGCACGCGATCGCTACATTGAAAACTATAAACAGACGATCCGTAATCTGGCGGGCTTTGGCGTCAAGGTCATCTGTTATAACTTCATGCCGGTCTTCGACTGGATGAAGACCGACATGAACTACGTCCTGCCAGATGGCTCGCTGACGATGGCTTTCGAAAAGAGCGGCATCGATAAGAGTCTGGAAGAGGTCGTCAAAGAGGTACTCGATAACGCCAACGGTTTTGCGTTACCGGGATGGGAGCCCGAGCGGCTGGCTAAAGTGCAGGAGCTGTTCGCCCGCTATAGCGGCGTCGATGATAATAAACTGCGGGAAAACCTGTTTTATTTCCTCAGAGAAATTATTCCGGTGTGCGAGGAAGTCGGGGTGAAAATGGCGATTCATCCGGACGATCCGCCGTACTCTATTTTTGGCCTCCCGCGGGTGGTGAAAAATCAGGATGACCTGACGAAGATTTGCGATGCCGTGGATTCACCGGCAAATGGCATCACGCTGTGTACCGGCTCAATTGCGGAAGATCCGGATAATAACGTCTATGAAATTCTTGCCGAATTTACGCGTCGCAAGCGTCTCCATTTTGCCCATGTGCGCAACATTAAGCTGATTAAGGATAAAGACTTCTACGAATCCGCGCATCCGTCGCAGTATGGCTCGCTGGATATGTATCGCGTCATGCAGGCCCTCCATGATAACGGCTTTGACGGCTATATTCGCCCGGATCACGGCCGCTTTATCTGGGGCGAAACCGGCCGTCCCGGATACGGTCTTTACGATCGCGCGCTGGGGGTAACCTACCTGCTGGGGTTGTGGGAAGCGCTGGAGAAGAAGTCGCAATAA
- a CDS encoding LysR family transcriptional regulator, which yields MDKLAGMEMFVRVVECGSFAAAANVSDVSATMVAKQIRAIEQRLGARLLHRTTRRQQLTEVGQLYYERCRRVLAEFSLAEHSAMELQSTAKGLVHMVAPVSFGCQILVPALSVYMAQNPEVNVMLTLDNQTPSLSSGDAELAIHIGKIHQPDIVARPLRAYRRILAASPDYLRQHGTPTHPDQLSRFSCLGISYWIHQDRWELMGPDGEIFKAVVKGRFMSNQGQALRIAALNGCGIVLQPESLLQDDIAEGRLVPVLPEWSYKPTPIYLIYQQDTRPSAKLRSVIDFLIQRFGAQQ from the coding sequence ATGGATAAACTTGCCGGAATGGAGATGTTTGTCAGGGTTGTCGAGTGCGGCAGCTTTGCCGCCGCGGCCAATGTCAGCGACGTATCGGCCACGATGGTGGCCAAACAGATTCGGGCGATTGAGCAGCGGCTTGGCGCACGTTTGCTGCATCGAACCACCCGTCGCCAACAGTTGACCGAAGTCGGGCAGCTCTACTATGAGCGCTGTCGCCGGGTGCTGGCAGAGTTTTCACTCGCCGAGCATAGCGCCATGGAGCTGCAATCGACGGCCAAAGGGCTGGTCCATATGGTGGCGCCGGTCAGCTTCGGTTGTCAGATACTGGTCCCGGCGTTGAGCGTCTACATGGCGCAAAACCCGGAGGTCAACGTCATGCTGACGCTGGATAATCAGACGCCCAGCTTGAGTAGCGGGGATGCTGAGTTAGCTATTCATATCGGTAAAATTCATCAGCCAGATATCGTTGCCCGGCCGCTGCGCGCCTATCGCCGAATCCTTGCCGCCTCTCCCGACTACCTCCGCCAGCACGGGACGCCGACGCATCCGGATCAGCTGAGTCGCTTTAGCTGTCTGGGGATCTCCTACTGGATACATCAGGATCGCTGGGAGCTGATGGGCCCCGACGGCGAGATATTTAAAGCGGTGGTGAAAGGCCGGTTTATGTCTAACCAGGGTCAGGCGCTGAGGATTGCCGCCCTGAATGGCTGCGGTATCGTGCTGCAACCGGAATCGCTGCTTCAGGACGATATCGCCGAGGGACGCCTGGTGCCGGTGCTGCCCGAGTGGTCGTATAAGCCAACGCCGATATATCTTATTTATCAACAGGATACACGCCCATCAGCCAAGCTGCGCAGCGTGATCGATTTTCTGATACAGCGCTTTGGCGCGCAGCAATAA
- a CDS encoding OprD family outer membrane porin — protein MKNNIMTMLLLTLPVSAWSANSVPQPDMMDTVFADPLFSQSHMTLSLKNYWKYLKEEETEPKKVHNAWGQGVAVDYQSGYFADIIGFDAIYYGAIKLGASDYFNSRGVLYNEGNGNKKSNAQGFSKFGQRNIKLKYQLADLNLNARWGWQMIKNTGVISTSTRLSPTTYLGWSGSVNYDDVTLRGAYIESSMERNSPDKKRFQTNTGRYLNHIASGDILWQGERLNVQYGYGESDNYLRRHVLFTQLKPLKQLNIGTQIYATHALDEYKAMPASKRDFDSDARHFAIDVKWQADNWSTKWGLGYTDAEKADEIGFFPRHMSKNSRGTFISMAYAGSDYLRDGELVLANMSDYNLTPELAVGLAGNIAQFNYKGNRVRTGEINAFSRWAPTHPQLKNLTVWAMFGPGWSYRMNGKTPVLNDGHYIRANSLSSEVIIEYRFTLF, from the coding sequence ATGAAAAATAATATCATGACGATGCTGCTTCTGACCCTTCCTGTCAGCGCCTGGTCAGCAAATAGCGTTCCGCAACCGGATATGATGGATACGGTATTTGCCGATCCTCTTTTTAGCCAGTCACATATGACGCTGTCGCTTAAAAACTACTGGAAATATCTTAAGGAAGAGGAGACAGAACCAAAGAAAGTGCACAACGCCTGGGGTCAGGGCGTTGCCGTGGATTACCAGTCAGGTTATTTCGCCGATATCATTGGCTTCGATGCAATTTATTATGGCGCCATCAAGCTAGGTGCCAGCGATTATTTTAACTCGCGCGGCGTGCTCTACAACGAGGGGAACGGTAATAAAAAGAGCAATGCCCAAGGTTTTTCCAAATTTGGTCAGCGCAACATAAAGCTGAAATATCAACTCGCCGATCTCAATCTGAACGCCCGCTGGGGTTGGCAGATGATTAAAAACACGGGCGTCATCTCTACCTCTACCCGTCTGTCGCCGACGACTTATCTCGGCTGGAGCGGCAGCGTCAACTACGATGACGTGACTCTGCGCGGCGCCTATATCGAAAGTTCGATGGAACGTAACTCGCCGGATAAGAAGCGCTTCCAGACCAATACCGGACGGTACCTCAACCACATCGCCAGCGGCGATATCCTGTGGCAGGGCGAGCGGCTGAATGTACAGTACGGCTATGGCGAAAGCGATAATTACCTACGCCGCCACGTGCTGTTCACACAACTCAAACCGCTGAAGCAACTGAATATCGGCACGCAGATTTATGCCACTCATGCTTTGGATGAATATAAAGCGATGCCGGCCAGCAAGCGTGATTTCGACAGCGATGCCCGGCATTTTGCCATTGATGTGAAATGGCAGGCGGACAACTGGAGCACGAAGTGGGGGCTGGGCTATACCGATGCCGAAAAAGCCGACGAAATCGGCTTTTTCCCCCGACATATGAGCAAAAACTCGCGCGGTACCTTTATTTCGATGGCCTACGCCGGTAGCGACTACCTGCGCGACGGGGAGCTGGTGCTGGCGAATATGTCAGACTACAACCTGACGCCAGAGCTGGCGGTCGGTCTGGCGGGCAACATTGCGCAGTTCAACTACAAGGGCAACCGCGTGCGTACCGGGGAAATCAACGCGTTTAGCCGCTGGGCGCCAACGCATCCGCAGCTGAAAAACCTGACCGTCTGGGCGATGTTCGGGCCGGGATGGTCCTATCGCATGAACGGAAAAACGCCGGTGCTGAACGATGGTCACTACATCCGGGCCAATTCACTCTCTTCCGAGGTCATCATCGAGTATCGGTTTACGCTGTTCTGA
- a CDS encoding DUF2867 domain-containing protein, with translation MSTIRTVPLPGESRIVNLFPSSELADAFAVTLPPDAPADIKTLAHQVLARPPRWFRWLLACRDLMVKPFGIQSSAQMRAKLVADGTPHIDFFPVLAVEANEIIVGANDSHLDFRIAVLVRQRREAQANEQEVVLASVVHCHNRTGKLYITLIAPFHRLVVRAMLKRATARGWR, from the coding sequence TTGTCAACCATTCGTACCGTGCCGTTACCCGGTGAAAGCCGGATCGTGAACCTCTTTCCTTCCTCCGAACTTGCGGACGCTTTCGCCGTCACCCTGCCTCCTGATGCCCCTGCTGATATCAAGACTCTGGCTCATCAGGTGCTGGCGAGGCCACCGCGCTGGTTCAGATGGCTGCTGGCCTGCCGGGATCTGATGGTCAAGCCCTTCGGCATTCAGTCCTCCGCTCAGATGCGCGCAAAACTGGTCGCAGACGGCACGCCCCACATCGATTTTTTCCCGGTGCTCGCGGTAGAGGCCAACGAGATTATCGTCGGGGCCAATGACAGCCATCTCGATTTCAGAATCGCGGTGTTGGTTCGCCAGCGCCGCGAGGCGCAGGCGAATGAACAAGAGGTGGTGCTGGCCTCCGTAGTGCACTGCCACAACCGAACCGGGAAGCTTTACATCACGTTGATTGCCCCGTTCCATCGCCTGGTGGTGCGCGCCATGCTCAAGCGAGCGACGGCAAGGGGCTGGCGATAA
- a CDS encoding helix-turn-helix transcriptional regulator, whose product MLPHRLKEARLRTGLSQQKLGILAGIDEATASARMNQYERGIHTPDFALACRLAEVLKIPACYFYTVEDDLAEVVAGWYQR is encoded by the coding sequence ATGCTGCCGCACCGTTTAAAAGAAGCGCGCCTCAGAACGGGACTTTCCCAACAAAAACTGGGTATCCTCGCGGGTATTGATGAGGCGACGGCGAGCGCACGGATGAACCAGTATGAACGCGGCATCCACACTCCTGACTTCGCGCTGGCCTGTCGGCTGGCAGAAGTGCTGAAGATCCCGGCCTGTTATTTCTATACGGTTGAAGACGATCTGGCGGAAGTGGTGGCGGGCTGGTATCAGCGCTGA
- the pspE gene encoding thiosulfate sulfurtransferase PspE: protein MFNLPQVMKKTLLTGAMLMASASLWAAEHWIDVRTPDQFQATHVEGAVNIPLKELDARIGEVAKEKNDTLHLYCNTGNQSGKAEKMLRSMGYQNAVNEGGLQDVEKTQKMVK, encoded by the coding sequence ATGTTTAATCTGCCACAGGTCATGAAAAAAACGCTCCTGACCGGCGCCATGCTGATGGCGTCGGCCTCATTGTGGGCGGCTGAGCACTGGATTGATGTCCGTACCCCTGACCAGTTTCAGGCAACGCACGTTGAAGGGGCGGTGAATATTCCGCTGAAAGAGCTGGATGCGCGCATCGGCGAAGTAGCAAAAGAGAAGAATGACACGCTGCACCTGTACTGCAATACAGGGAACCAGTCCGGCAAAGCAGAAAAAATGCTGCGCAGCATGGGGTATCAGAATGCCGTCAACGAAGGCGGGCTGCAGGATGTCGAAAAAACGCAGAAGATGGTGAAGTGA
- the cspE gene encoding transcription antiterminator/RNA stability regulator CspE has protein sequence MSNKMTGLVKWFNADKGFGFITPNDGSKDVFVHFSAIQSDSFKTLDEGQQVSFTIENGAKGPAAGNVTPL, from the coding sequence ATGTCTAATAAAATGACTGGTTTAGTAAAATGGTTTAACGCAGATAAAGGTTTTGGCTTTATCACTCCGAACGACGGCAGCAAAGATGTATTCGTACATTTCTCTGCTATCCAGAGTGACAGCTTCAAAACCCTTGATGAAGGCCAGCAGGTTTCCTTCACCATTGAAAATGGCGCTAAAGGCCCGGCAGCTGGCAACGTTACTCCGCTGTAA
- a CDS encoding helix-turn-helix domain-containing protein, which yields MNRTDMHPADIIAQLKKRNLSLAAVSRQAGLSSSTLANTLSRPWPKGEFLIAQALGIDPAEIWPSRYFDREGNPIDRKKLIRDRHE from the coding sequence ATGAACAGAACTGATATGCATCCGGCTGATATCATTGCGCAATTAAAAAAGCGCAACCTGTCGCTGGCGGCGGTGTCGCGCCAGGCGGGGCTGAGCTCGTCGACATTGGCCAACACGCTGTCCCGCCCGTGGCCGAAGGGGGAGTTTTTAATCGCGCAGGCGCTGGGTATCGACCCTGCGGAAATATGGCCGAGTCGCTACTTCGATCGGGAGGGCAACCCAATCGACAGAAAGAAACTGATTCGGGACAGGCATGAATAA
- the uxaC gene encoding glucuronate isomerase has product MSLINNSFMINNAPGQRLYSEVAQALPIIDYHCHLDARAIWENKPFTDITQLWLEGDHYKWRAMRANGISEHKITGQACAEEKFEAWAQTVEASFGNPLYHWTHLELKHYFAIDETLNSKNWRDIMARCNAQLRHDDFLPQSLIRRSNVEALCTTDGPLDDLQYHQLLAAKSDFSTAVLPTFRPDELFDTSPERFLTFVSRLAQKTQRTISSLDQFLAALEARIDFFHSTGCRVSDHGPLAIGFCPLDEAGQSTLFQRRLAGEALDERALQAWESMIFVALAKMYKQRDWAMQIHFGAIRNNNVTMFNKVGINCGFDSIGDQTHLAQNLNALLNAMVENDGLPKTILYNLNASYNDVVASTLANFQSGEDGMKSPLQFGSGWWFNDTRRGMVNQLNTLADQGLLANFIGMLTDSRSFVSYTRHDYFRRILCDLVGSWVEKGEVPEDRAILDAMIRGICVDNARRYFRF; this is encoded by the coding sequence ATGTCACTGATAAATAATAGCTTCATGATAAACAATGCGCCAGGTCAGCGGCTGTATTCTGAGGTAGCACAAGCGTTACCGATTATTGATTACCACTGTCACCTTGATGCCAGAGCCATTTGGGAAAATAAACCGTTCACGGATATTACTCAGCTATGGCTGGAGGGCGATCATTACAAATGGCGGGCCATGCGGGCGAATGGAATATCTGAGCACAAAATTACCGGCCAGGCTTGCGCCGAAGAAAAATTTGAAGCCTGGGCGCAAACGGTAGAAGCCAGTTTTGGCAATCCCCTTTATCACTGGACCCACCTTGAACTGAAACATTATTTTGCTATCGACGAAACGCTTAATAGCAAAAACTGGCGCGATATTATGGCGCGGTGTAATGCGCAATTACGCCACGACGACTTTTTACCCCAGTCGCTCATCCGCCGTTCAAACGTTGAAGCGTTGTGCACGACCGACGGGCCGCTCGACGATCTGCAATACCATCAGTTGCTGGCGGCAAAAAGTGATTTTTCCACTGCTGTTTTGCCGACATTTCGTCCTGACGAGCTGTTCGACACCAGCCCCGAGCGCTTCCTGACGTTTGTCTCGCGATTGGCGCAGAAAACCCAGCGGACGATAAGCTCGCTGGATCAGTTCCTGGCCGCTCTCGAAGCGCGTATTGATTTTTTCCACAGCACGGGCTGTCGCGTGTCGGACCACGGCCCGCTGGCAATCGGTTTTTGCCCGCTTGATGAGGCCGGACAGAGCACGCTGTTTCAGCGCCGGCTGGCGGGAGAAGCGCTGGATGAGCGCGCGCTCCAGGCCTGGGAAAGTATGATTTTTGTCGCGCTGGCCAAAATGTACAAACAGCGCGACTGGGCAATGCAGATTCACTTTGGCGCCATTCGTAACAACAACGTGACCATGTTCAACAAGGTCGGCATCAACTGCGGCTTTGACTCTATTGGCGATCAAACGCACCTTGCGCAGAACCTGAACGCGTTGCTGAACGCCATGGTGGAAAATGACGGTCTGCCGAAAACCATTCTTTATAACCTCAACGCCAGCTATAACGACGTGGTCGCCTCGACCCTCGCCAACTTCCAGAGCGGCGAGGATGGCATGAAATCACCGCTGCAGTTCGGTTCCGGGTGGTGGTTTAACGATACCCGACGCGGCATGGTTAACCAGCTCAATACCCTGGCCGATCAGGGGCTGCTGGCCAACTTTATCGGCATGCTGACCGATTCCCGCAGCTTCGTCTCCTACACCCGACATGATTATTTCCGCCGGATCCTCTGTGACCTGGTTGGCAGTTGGGTAGAGAAAGGTGAAGTGCCGGAAGATCGCGCCATCCTCGACGCCATGATCCGCGGTATTTGCGTGGACAATGCCCGTCGTTATTTTCGTTTTTGA